TGCTGAATGAATTGCGTATTCTGCCCTGAATTCACTGTCATATATTGATTGGCTGGACGATCTTGGTGCCGTTTCCAGAAGAGTCACCGAAGGAAAGGATCCAGGAGTGTAGAGGATGATGAGGAGGGTCACCTGGTCTGTGAAAGTGGAGACGTACTAAGAGCAAGATGTATAGAACATTTTTCaacacttgttttaaaaaagcttttcagCAGAAACTCTGTTTAGAATAGTATGTCAGAGGAGGGGGGCTCAAGAAATCTTcattgttctttgttttgttcttttgtgcttttttgttcttttgcatAGCTTTTCTGTATAATTTAAATACTATTATTCAGAAAGTTCCAAAGTAGTAACTGAAGCTTGAGATTAGATCAAGAGATAGTTGTTAATTGTTTCCATGACACTTGTCCAATAACGTAACATATTCAAATGCTGAGATTTAAGTTTAATTACGCTTTTATAAtggcacatttttaaaatcttacattAATAGCATTCATCATTGGTTGAGTAGGTCAGTAATTGTTCTAACTTGTGTTTGTTCTTTTTAGATGAAATTATTGCCACGTTAGGGGAAGGAGCATTTGGAAAAGTAGTGGAATGCATTGATCACAATATGTAAGTATGTTAGTTATCTTCTTAAGGGCACTGTCTCAACAAAACCCCTTGGCTGGGATCAGAAATGATAGTCCAAATATTATATTGCTTTGACACAAAATGCAGATTCAGATAAAATGTAACGTCATATATTCTGAGAGAGTCTTTGTGTTTATCAGTATTGAAGGGACATCACAAACCTGAAATCTAgtcacactttaaaaataaatgtagtttCAGATACTATTGCACCTGCTGCTGAGTTTGCCCATCAATTTTTGTGTGGTTCTTCAATTATATTTTACTATCTTTAACTGTTTTCTCTATCCTGTTGCTATGCAAAAGACACAGCACTTACAACATTTGGGAAACAGTGAAACTATGGTTATACACAAAATGCTGGTCAGCGCACTAagtaagcaaactgaaaaatatatgaaaaaatattCCTGGTTAtggaatatttcttttttttttgtttctcagACAGCATAAGCTTGTTCTGTGATCACATTTCCCTTGGGAAATGTCTGCTAGCACAGTGTTTCCTTCAGAAATAGGCCAGTTTATAATATTTaacactgcttttaaaaaactACAGTACAAACATCAACTAAACAGCAACTCATTAATTGCTGGGCGGATAAGTAGTAGTAACTCTAcatcacagatggggaaactgaaattGCTGTTGATAAGGCCACACAGTGAGTGAACCAGCATTATTGTTGTTGAAGTTACTATTCAGGAGTTTGAGACTGGAGTTTCTAGCTCATAACAATTTATTCAGTCCACTAGATAACGATGGTTTTTTAACGTATTCATCAAACCTCTTACGAACACACAGTAACACAATGTCGTTCTTCCTCATAGAATATTATGATTGTTTATCAAGGAACTGGCATATTTTTTTGATCAAAACATTCCCCTCCTTCCTCTGTGTGTATTGGATCATTTCAAAAATGTACTTCAAGCTGCAGATTAAAGTAATTAACCATGTTTCATATCTCCTGTTCCCCTGTCATGGTTATAGTTGatttcttcatttccttttgatGGTTAGTTCATGCTGTCATTTGACTGGTCCTTTTCAGGATTTTGGTGTCACATCCTGAATGATTTTTAAATCATTACCATTCAACTAATCAATTGGAGAGACAACATCTGAATGAGCGAGAGAGGATGAATTGCTTGGATCTGTGCTCAGCTTTAAGCAAGACATTACAATTAGGGCTGTccattaatcgcagttaactcacgcgattaactaattgcaattaaaaaaataattgctcttaatcacagttttaattgcaatGGTAAaccatagaataccaattgaaacgtattaaatatttttggatgtttttctacaattgtcaaatatattgatttaaattacaacacagaatacaaatacagtgctcactttatatttttattacaaatatttgcactgtaaaaatgataaacaaaagaaatagtatttttcaattcacctcatacaagtactgtaatgcaatctctttatcatgaacgtacaacttacaaatgtagatttttgttgttgttgtttttgtgtttaaGTGTAGCTAtgtaacaatgtaaaactttagcgcctgcaagtccactcagtctacTTCTTATTCgaccaatcgctaagacaaacaagtttgtttatgtttatgggaaataatgctgccctcttcttatttataatgtcacctgaaagtgagaacaggcattagcatggcatttttgtagctggcactgcaaggtcTTTACATGCCACATATGCTAAATATccatgtgccccttcatgcttcagccaccactcCAGAgtacatgtttccatgctgatgatgcttgttttttttaaaaaaataaataaatttatgcgttaattaaattttgactgaactccttgggggagaataaaaacaatgaggagtccttgtggcatcttagagactaaccaatttatttgggcataagctttcgtgggatacaacctacttcatcagatgcatggagtggaaaatacagtaagcaggtataaatatacagcacacgaaaagatgggagttgccttaccaagtgtgggggggAGTGGTCAGTACTAACAAGGCCACTTCAATTAATTCCCAACACATAAAtacaacactggctacaacagtgccatgcgggcgggcacctgttctcactttcaggtgacattgtaaacaacaagcgggcagcattatctcttgcaaatgtaaacaaacttctttgtctgagctgttggctgaagtaggactgagtgggcttatgggctctaaagttttacagtgttttatttttgaatgctgttatgtagcaaaaaaaatcctacatttgtaagttgcactttcatgatagagactgcattacagtacttgtatgaggtgaattgaaaaatactatttcttttgttttttacagcacaaatatttgtgatcaaaaataaatataaagtgagcattgtacactttgttctgtgttgtaattgaaatcaatatattttaaaaggtaaaaaacgcccaaaaatatttaaataaaggatATTCAATTAtcatttaacagtgcaattaatcacaataaatttttttaatcgcttgtcAGCCCTAATTATAGTGTTAAcattataaaatgaaaaacatgcaGATTTATCAAATTACAATAGTGGGAAACATGCCTTCAGTCTAAAAGCAAGCTAATTCTTATTCCTTTTATCAAAGTTAATTTTCACTGCTGCCAGCACGGACATTAGAAAACATCAAGAACAATGTGGTGTATATTGCAGAGTAACTTTTTGCAGTACTCTCCCCTCTTTTTGGAAATGAAGACCCTTGTTCCATATTTTTGTCACCTTGAGACTAGACTACTGTAACACGTTCTGCTTGAGGTGAAATCTTGAAGCTATCTGGAAATGGAGGCTAGTGTAAAACCTAGCTTCCTGCTAATTAACCAGAGCTCCTGTTAAAAACCATATAACACTTGTCCTGCCTTCAAGTGCTAAAATTAAATGCCCAAAAACGAATCTGCAATTCTCCGTTGCCCACAATCTTCCAGTGTCCTTGGTGGTCAGGGTGTATTAgaattttgcatgtttgtttgaGAACTAATGCAGTTAATCTTTATTTCAAAGGAGAGGAATGCATGTAGCAGTTAAAATTGTGAAAAATGTTAGTAGATACCGTGAGGCAGCCCGTTCAGAAATACAGGTATTGGAGTATTTAAACACCATGGATCCCAGCAGCATGTTGTAAGTATAAACATGGAATATAAGCCAAAGAGTTAAGGATTTGCAAAATGAGCCACATATGAGTTGAGTATTCActttactttcttttcttttttttaaagccgCTGTGTCCAGATGCTGGAATGGTTTGATCATCATGGTCATGTTTGCATTGTGTTTGAGCTGCTGGGACTTAGTACCTATGactttattaaagaaaacagctTTTTGCCATTTCATATTAATGACATTAGACAGATGGCATATCAGATTTGTCAGTCTATAAATTGTAAGTAAACTTTAATGTCTGCATGCATGTCTAAAAAGTTTAGGAAATATATAATAGTATGTATGTAATATTGATTTCCATTTTCTCCTTCTCTTGTAGTTTTGCATCATAATAAGTTGACTCATACAGATCTGAagcctgaaaatattttgtttgtggaGTCTGACTATGTAGTAAAGTACAACTCTAAAATGGTAAATTTACATCTTTTATTCCAATTCCCATTGGACTGTCCTTACCACTACCTTTTACTttggtcttttaaaaaataacttgccATGTGTAAAAGTTATAGTGATAAATAAGATTCTTTCCTAGCTTCCATATGTTCATTGAGATGTGCTGTCTTTCCTCTTAACTGACAAGATTGGTCTGATATCAACAAACGATCTCTATAAAGTAGCAGAATATTACCTGATAGTTCTCACATGGCTAGTGTTGTTTGTTGAGGTTCTGGGGGTTCATAGAGAACTTTTGATCTAAGAACTGAGTGTTGAACTTATGTTTTTCCTGGCTGCAGAAGTCCAGCATGGAGATATGGTGTTAAGTCCTTGCTCAAGAAACTCTCTAGATGTTGAGAATTGTGCCAGTTTTGTCCTGAATCTACTCCCATTTTCAGGAAATCTTTTTGGAAGGTTGTAGAGACAGTAGTGATGATGCCTCAGATTTACTTGACCTCTATCAATTTGGTTATGGTATGGCGAACAGTTTGGTGGTGTTGGTCAGTGTTCTGGCAGTTGACAAGGACAAGTGTCCATGCTGTTTTTTCTGTGTCTGTCAGGTGGTGCTATGCCAGTGGGGCCTGACCAGGGATGGAGAGGGTTGCTTTCCATTCTTTTCTGAGAGAGATCTAGAGCATAGCGTTAGGGTAACTGCTTGTCTGCCTAATAGGTTTGCCATGTAAGGTAACAATAACATAGTGTTCTGTTACGTTGCTCCTCCTTTTTTAATGTGCACAAGTTGCTTATGGAAATAGTGAGGTAATGTGGACTTTGCTGCCCTCAGTTTGTGGATGAGATCCAGTTCTGTTTCAGTTTCTTTAGATCTACAGTGGTGTAAGTTACTGTGTCTATCAGCATGCACCAAAGATTTAGAGCATGGAAAAGGATAGTCCTGGATAAGAGAGGTGTAATGTTAAGGATAACAAACAGATGAAAGGGCAGAGGTAATATGTGCCTTTTCTGTTGAGTTTGCATTTTGTCACTAAGGTTTGCAATTTTGGATCTTCTATATTTGAATGGTCAGATAATATGAGTAAGAGGGCTTTTTTACTTGCATTTTAGCAAGAAGGTTTTGTAATTGTATTTTGCATGTAGATTTTGCCATACTATCCATGCCTTGTGTCATATTCAGATTGACTTGCTCTTATGCACTATACCCGGAGATGCTGGTACAGAATATGGCTGCCCACTTCGTCAGCAGAGCTTCGCCCAGAAAGCATAATGTCTGTGATTCAAAGATTGCGCTGGCTTCCAGTTAAGTTAGAGTTCATCTCAAGTTGTTGATCTAAAACCCTCTGTGGTTTGGGTCATGCATTCTTTGGAAACCACTTTATGCCTTATGTCTCGTTGGTTGGTTGAGTGTAATAGGGacattctaaaataaaatattaagataTGTTCAGCGGAGGCACAGAATTTTCAGCAGTGGATGttgatttttggaattttcattagTGCATATGTGCACATGCACTGAGCAACAGAACCAGGGTGgattaaaaatcaatgttttttaatcaaaaacagtagtttttcctcaaagcattctataaaaaaaatccactgaaagatagttttaattaagatacattatagcgcaaagatatctcatcatggaatagggattataaattctaattctgtagtatgagacaatatattcatgtaacgtttaagaaaaagttttataaatgagttccaatagttcatgaatTAGGGatccaatcttatggggttccacaggcttctgtatagatttaggttaatctttctatctacccaatgggactcggTGCTCAGTATAGAAGATactatcagagatgcttagtttttcagttctcaaactgtggatttgtgtctccagaggtaacatgcttgttaacagcaaaaatgttgtttttaaataaatatatagaggtgagaaataacagacctcaaccctattgtccctcttcaaatttgtgtacacagagtcaatcccttacctctctctaaaagtgcaaagtttcaaaaagttcaatgaatagaagattgttgggggtggaatagatctggtggacaaggagaagaaatctggagataaatgtgagaagtgagggacatatgcttgttttgttaaaatattatatgtttgatgttgaagaaaaaatccagaatacttaacattgttgttttagctAAATAAAACGATTTAAATGTATATTTGATGATGATCTCCTCTTAATACAGcgtggcaagaaaatcctccaaatattaatgattaacctgttgagttggagatagttcacctcccaatgacttcttAAATACCTGCTTcgattacctttggtaaatgaaataatgaaacaatcattcattttctaactgtaaaactaatctgaagttttcaaaataaatcactgtttaaaaatgtatagtgtgtaccttctaaaaatgaaaccttacatctatctctgagttgtgaagaatatgcaTTAAGGTTATAACAGCCagcaagaatgcacttttatgtagaaaaccatgattaaatcaagtcttcctgactaataatttaaatcatgatttaaatcaaatccaccctgaacaCAGCCCATATTTGCTCTGACAAGTTTCAGGACAAGTTGCACAGCTTGTTCCTTTTGCTTTGTCTattgtgggattttttgttttgtttttttagagtTGGGCTGAATGAGAGTGAATGTAGGGAGGAAGTGCTGTTTTATAGGGCCGGGCTGGAAGTTTATCGTGTCATTAGGTCAATTGGAAACCTGtaggtattttaaaattatatgtgtATGAACCTAGAGCTTTAAATAAGCATGTCTATTAAGAAAATGTAACAAATGTGCATTTTGATTGTTACAGAAGCGGGATGAACGCACACTAAAAAATACAGACATCAAAGTTGTAGATTTTGGAAGCGCAACTTTTGATAATGAACATCACAGCACTTTAGTGTCTACAAGACATTACAGAGCTCCTGAAGTTATTTTAGGTCAGTAGAGACTTTCAGACCTTCTCATGTATTGGACCTTGTTTCTTAACTACTATTCACTCCAGAGCTTTGTAATTTTCCATAAACTGCTCTAACTAGTTGTTGATAATCCTAATTATTTAATATATGGTCCTTTCTGCTATTACCATTTAGTAGGTAATGATGGCTTACCCTATTAATAGCTCAACAAAAAGCCACTTTCTTATTCTTAACTATTCCTTTCCCCACCTATGACcagagaggtgttaacaggccatttcaccttgaacgCCCCCTTGAAATACAGGTTAACTACTTCTGCTAAACCATCTGTTCTGCCTTATATTTggctgtgacactctgggtatGACTACACTGTAATTAAAGGCCCATGACAGCTGGCTCAGGCTGTGATGCTgtaaaattgtagtgtagatgttcaggttcaggctggagcttCAGCTCTGGGTCCCCGGGGTGGGGTatggtcccagagcttgggctacagcccaagTCCGTACATCCACACCTCAGTTTTGTAggcccgcagcccaagccctgcaagcctgagtcaccTGACGTAGGCCAGCCCACAGGTatttagttgcagtgtagacctacccacggagtacatttcccagacctgaagaagagctgtatatggcttgaaagcttgtttctcttgtcaacagaagttggtccaataaaagatattacctcacccaacttgtctctctactatcctaGGACCAGTATGACTACAACAATGCTGCACATTAAAAAAACTGAGTTCTCATTTTTTTCCagccaaattctgttttctgtacTGTCAAAATGATTTCAGGGAGAGAAAAATGGTAAGGACAAATGGGTTAGGAATTAGGCAAACAATAGGTGGAGGTTGATTGGTGACTTATACAGTTTCAGCCTAAGCTAAAAATTAAACATGCTTTGgaatttttgtttgtcttttgtaGCGCTGGGGTGGTCACAGCCCTGTGATGTCTGGAGTATAGGTTGCATTCTAATTGAATATTACCTTGGTCTTACGGTATTTCAGGTATGTATGTTAAGCAGTTATGTACCATTTTATTATGGGCTCTTGACTTGATTTTCTAATGCCATCTACTTAAAAGAATGTAAATATAAGAGGCATAAAATATGTTTGCAAATTTAAGTATTATAATAGAAAGTGTAAATAGCGATACATTTTATATAAAGATAACATGATGTTACATGCAATGTCTTACAAAATATAAAGTagtcattcttttttaaaatcctcttaGCTTTTATAACTTAAGCAAAACACCAAAAGTTACATAATTTATTTGTAGATATGGTGATTTACAGGGAGGAATTAAGTAGATAGAACTAGGTTCCAGTAGTCTTTTGGTTGATGTTAAAGTTTCAGAAAATTAATTCAGATGAACATGGTGAATTGCTAGGTATGCCACAAGT
This window of the Eretmochelys imbricata isolate rEreImb1 chromosome 8, rEreImb1.hap1, whole genome shotgun sequence genome carries:
- the CLK4 gene encoding dual specificity protein kinase CLK4 isoform X3 — its product is MESTNNKSSSLLDFSGWQIGFKFVSFMLVCFKDMEEDHWCIPKKGHYLDDRSINERDHHDRRYVEEYRNDFCEVYDHRHYHRGYEKSHHHHYSKSSGRGRKSSHKKKHKRRHCSSHHSHSKSHRRKGSRSVEDDEEGHLVCESGDVLRARYEIIATLGEGAFGKVVECIDHNMRGMHVAVKIVKNVSRYREAARSEIQVLEYLNTMDPSSMFRCVQMLEWFDHHGHVCIVFELLGLSTYDFIKENSFLPFHINDIRQMAYQICQSINFLHHNKLTHTDLKPENILFVESDYVVKYNSKMKRDERTLKNTDIKVVDFGSATFDNEHHSTLVSTRHYRAPEVILALGWSQPCDVWSIGCILIEYYLGLTVFQTHDSKEHLAMMERMLGPLPTHMIKKSRKCYFQHDQLDWDEHSSAGRYVRRRCKPLKELMHCHDSDHQNLFDLVRRMLEYDPAKRITLDEALQHPFFDLLKNK
- the CLK4 gene encoding dual specificity protein kinase CLK4 isoform X6, with product MIKKAGIKESTVLPINAKRGPTAVYKKANPINHIILKFQTDEIIATLGEGAFGKVVECIDHNMRGMHVAVKIVKNVSRYREAARSEIQVLEYLNTMDPSSMFRCVQMLEWFDHHGHVCIVFELLGLSTYDFIKENSFLPFHINDIRQMAYQICQSINFLHHNKLTHTDLKPENILFVESDYVVKYNSKMKRDERTLKNTDIKVVDFGSATFDNEHHSTLVSTRHYRAPEVILALGWSQPCDVWSIGCILIEYYLGLTVFQTHDSKEHLAMMERMLGPLPTHMIKKSRKCYFQHDQLDWDEHSSAGRYVRRRCKPLKELMHCHDSDHQNLFDLVRRMLEYDPAKRITLDEALQHPFFDLLKNK
- the CLK4 gene encoding dual specificity protein kinase CLK4 isoform X4, which codes for MEEDHWCIPKKGHYLDDRSINERDHHDRRYVEEYRNDFCEVYDHRHYHRGYEKSHHHHYSKSSGRGRKSSHKKKHKRRHCSSHHSHSKSHRRKGSRSVEDDEEGHLVCESGDVLRARYEIIATLGEGAFGKVVECIDHNMRGMHVAVKIVKNVSRYREAARSEIQVLEYLNTMDPSSMFRCVQMLEWFDHHGHVCIVFELLGLSTYDFIKENSFLPFHINDIRQMAYQICQSINFLHHNKLTHTDLKPENILFVESDYVVKYNSKMKRDERTLKNTDIKVVDFGSATFDNEHHSTLVSTRHYRAPEVILALGWSQPCDVWSIGCILIEYYLGLTVFQTHDSKEHLAMMERMLGPLPTHMIKKSRKCYFQHDQLDWDEHSSAGRYVRRRCKPLKELMHCHDSDHQNLFDLVRRMLEYDPAKRITLDEALQHPFFDLLKNK
- the CLK4 gene encoding dual specificity protein kinase CLK4 isoform X7; the protein is MRGMHVAVKIVKNVSRYREAARSEIQVLEYLNTMDPSSMFRCVQMLEWFDHHGHVCIVFELLGLSTYDFIKENSFLPFHINDIRQMAYQICQSINFLHHNKLTHTDLKPENILFVESDYVVKYNSKMKRDERTLKNTDIKVVDFGSATFDNEHHSTLVSTRHYRAPEVILALGWSQPCDVWSIGCILIEYYLGLTVFQTHDSKEHLAMMERMLGPLPTHMIKKSRKCYFQHDQLDWDEHSSAGRYVRRRCKPLKELMHCHDSDHQNLFDLVRRMLEYDPAKRITLDEALQHPFFDLLKNK
- the CLK4 gene encoding dual specificity protein kinase CLK4 isoform X2; amino-acid sequence: MRHSKRSHCSEWDDKKSWDQGKHSAPHKRKKRSHSSVQESKPYKSHHLEVSDSHYLDDRSINERDHHDRRYVEEYRNDFCEVYDHRHYHRGYEKSHHHHYSKSSGRGRKSSHKKKHKRRHCSSHHSHSKSHRRKGSRSVEDDEEGHLVCESGDVLRARYEIIATLGEGAFGKVVECIDHNMRGMHVAVKIVKNVSRYREAARSEIQVLEYLNTMDPSSMFRCVQMLEWFDHHGHVCIVFELLGLSTYDFIKENSFLPFHINDIRQMAYQICQSINFLHHNKLTHTDLKPENILFVESDYVVKYNSKMKRDERTLKNTDIKVVDFGSATFDNEHHSTLVSTRHYRAPEVILALGWSQPCDVWSIGCILIEYYLGLTVFQTHDSKEHLAMMERMLGPLPTHMIKKSRKCYFQHDQLDWDEHSSAGRYVRRRCKPLKELMHCHDSDHQNLFDLVRRMLEYDPAKRITLDEALQHPFFDLLKNK
- the CLK4 gene encoding dual specificity protein kinase CLK4 isoform X5; this encodes MDIKRNGFGVGHGDKRCGIQNEVIALSGMIKKAGIKESTVLPINAKRGPTAVYKKANPINHIILKFQTDEIIATLGEGAFGKVVECIDHNMRGMHVAVKIVKNVSRYREAARSEIQVLEYLNTMDPSSMFRCVQMLEWFDHHGHVCIVFELLGLSTYDFIKENSFLPFHINDIRQMAYQICQSINFLHHNKLTHTDLKPENILFVESDYVVKYNSKMKRDERTLKNTDIKVVDFGSATFDNEHHSTLVSTRHYRAPEVILALGWSQPCDVWSIGCILIEYYLGLTVFQTHDSKEHLAMMERMLGPLPTHMIKKSRKCYFQHDQLDWDEHSSAGRYVRRRCKPLKELMHCHDSDHQNLFDLVRRMLEYDPAKRITLDEALQHPFFDLLKNK